The following are encoded together in the Roseobacter denitrificans OCh 114 genome:
- a CDS encoding aminotransferase: MTPTRTQTTFMPPVMEARRWLAGVTFAPERPLINVSQAAPVDPPPDGLRHALADAALTRDDVHLYGPVLGLPDLRAALARRTSQIYGGTVGPDQVAITSGCNQAFAAAIATLCAEGDEVILPTPWYFNHKMWLDMAGVAAVPLPTGPDLLPDPEMARQSITPRTRAIVLVTPNNPAGVEYPSELISAFMALARAHGIALIVDETYRDFHSQPGPPHVLFQDPDWQDTLIHLYSFSKAYRLTGHRVGALITSAARLAEVEKFLDTVAICPGQLGQHGALWGMENLDTWLAGERAEILARRDAIISGVPGLETKGWQLLGLGAYFAYFQHPFAESSADLAKRMVAGSGILCLPGTMFTPDDDPSGARQLRIAFANLDADGIGVLFRRLAAISG; encoded by the coding sequence ATGACTCCGACACGCACGCAAACAACCTTCATGCCCCCGGTGATGGAGGCGCGGCGCTGGCTGGCTGGCGTGACCTTTGCGCCCGAACGTCCCCTGATCAACGTCAGTCAGGCGGCCCCGGTGGACCCGCCCCCAGACGGGTTGCGCCATGCGCTGGCGGATGCGGCACTGACCCGCGATGACGTGCATCTATACGGGCCGGTGCTGGGCCTGCCGGACCTGCGCGCCGCACTGGCGCGGCGCACTTCGCAGATTTATGGCGGCACGGTTGGCCCCGATCAGGTCGCGATCACCTCGGGCTGCAATCAGGCCTTTGCTGCCGCCATTGCGACACTGTGCGCTGAGGGGGACGAGGTGATCCTGCCCACACCGTGGTATTTCAATCACAAGATGTGGCTGGACATGGCCGGGGTCGCTGCCGTGCCCCTGCCCACGGGGCCGGACCTCTTGCCCGACCCGGAGATGGCACGCCAAAGCATCACCCCGCGCACCCGCGCCATCGTGCTGGTCACCCCGAACAACCCCGCCGGTGTGGAATATCCGTCAGAGTTGATTTCCGCCTTCATGGCGCTGGCGCGCGCGCATGGCATCGCGCTGATCGTGGATGAGACCTACCGCGATTTTCACAGCCAGCCCGGCCCGCCCCATGTGCTGTTTCAGGACCCGGACTGGCAGGACACGCTGATCCATCTTTATTCCTTTTCCAAGGCCTACCGTCTGACGGGGCACCGGGTTGGCGCGCTCATCACCTCTGCGGCGCGGCTGGCGGAGGTTGAGAAATTCCTCGACACCGTCGCGATCTGCCCCGGACAGCTGGGCCAGCACGGGGCGCTGTGGGGGATGGAAAACCTTGATACCTGGCTTGCCGGGGAGCGCGCGGAAATTCTGGCCAGACGCGACGCAATCATTTCCGGCGTTCCCGGGCTGGAAACAAAGGGCTGGCAGCTTTTGGGGCTGGGGGCCTATTTCGCCTATTTCCAGCATCCTTTCGCCGAAAGTTCGGCCGATCTGGCCAAGCGCATGGTCGCAGGCAGCGGGATCTTATGCCTGCCCGGCACGATGTTCACACCCGACGATGACCCCTCGGGCGCGCGACAGTTGCGCATCGCTTTCGCCAATCTGGACGCGGATGGGATTGGCGTGCTTTTCAGGCGGCTCGCGGCGATCTCCGGCTAG
- a CDS encoding SurA N-terminal domain-containing protein, which yields MIKGFSLSKTAIWILMGLLILGLAGFGATNMSGNIRTIGTAGDKPIPVDDYFRQLQQEIRAVEQQTREVLPFQQAQQMGLDRAVLQRLVATRSLDHETSQLGLSIGDEELRRRILDISAFQGINGEFDREGYRFALEQTGLSEAEFETQLREEVARTIVQGAVLGGIAMPETYVDTLVNYIGEQRSFTWSLLDASDLATPLGAPDDAVLRAHYDDNIDVFTLPETKQITYAWLTPDMLLDSVEVDEEALREAYAQQSAEFNQPERRLVERLAFLDRQSAQQAADALAAGDSFDDLVRGRGLALEDIDLGDVSEAELGEAGAGVFAADVGAVVGPFPSTLGPALFRVNAVLAAQETPFEDAIDLLRPQLAADRASRLVAAQAESFDDLLAAGATLEDLASETDMVVAQIDWTAQSTEEIAAYPTFRQAAAAVGPRDFPEIASLDDGGLFALRLDTVLPPRPAPFDEIREEIIAHWEAAETAKRLAEQVAAQVGLLENGSSFADLGLDAIVEENLIRSDFVPRTPPGFLEDVFAMEVGKAQVIESDAAVILVRLDAVAPPAADGDAAALRTQLEQQASQQLARDIFEVFANDVVLRADPQINQQALQAVHVNFP from the coding sequence ATGATCAAAGGTTTCAGCCTCTCCAAGACGGCAATCTGGATTTTGATGGGTCTGTTGATCCTTGGCCTCGCCGGGTTCGGGGCCACGAATATGTCGGGCAACATCCGCACCATCGGGACTGCCGGGGACAAACCGATCCCGGTCGATGATTATTTCCGCCAGTTGCAGCAGGAAATCCGCGCGGTGGAACAGCAAACCCGCGAGGTGCTGCCCTTCCAGCAGGCGCAGCAGATGGGTCTGGACCGCGCCGTGCTGCAGCGGCTTGTCGCGACGCGCTCGCTGGATCACGAAACATCGCAACTGGGCCTGTCCATTGGCGATGAGGAATTGCGCAGGCGCATTCTGGACATCAGCGCCTTTCAGGGGATCAACGGCGAATTTGACCGCGAGGGATACCGCTTTGCGCTGGAGCAGACCGGCCTGAGCGAAGCGGAATTCGAAACGCAACTGCGCGAAGAAGTGGCGCGCACCATCGTTCAGGGCGCGGTTCTGGGCGGGATCGCGATGCCCGAAACATATGTGGACACCTTGGTGAATTACATCGGCGAGCAGCGCAGTTTCACGTGGTCGCTGCTGGATGCGAGTGACCTTGCCACGCCTCTGGGCGCGCCGGATGATGCGGTTTTACGTGCGCATTATGATGACAACATCGACGTCTTCACGCTGCCCGAAACCAAGCAGATCACCTATGCCTGGCTCACGCCCGATATGCTGCTTGACTCGGTGGAGGTCGACGAGGAAGCGCTGCGCGAGGCCTATGCCCAGCAGTCCGCCGAGTTCAACCAGCCCGAACGCCGCCTTGTCGAGCGCCTCGCGTTTCTGGACAGACAGAGCGCGCAGCAGGCGGCGGATGCGCTGGCGGCGGGCGATTCCTTTGACGATCTGGTGCGCGGGCGCGGCCTTGCGCTTGAGGATATTGATCTGGGCGATGTGAGCGAAGCCGAATTGGGCGAGGCCGGCGCGGGCGTCTTTGCGGCGGATGTGGGCGCGGTTGTCGGCCCCTTTCCGAGCACGCTGGGCCCAGCGCTGTTTCGTGTGAACGCCGTCCTTGCCGCCCAGGAAACCCCGTTTGAAGACGCGATCGATCTGCTGCGCCCCCAACTTGCTGCCGATCGCGCCAGCCGTCTCGTCGCAGCACAGGCAGAGAGTTTTGATGATCTGCTCGCTGCAGGTGCCACCCTCGAAGATCTGGCGTCCGAGACGGATATGGTCGTGGCACAGATCGACTGGACCGCACAGAGCACGGAGGAGATCGCCGCCTACCCCACCTTCCGTCAGGCGGCCGCTGCCGTCGGGCCGCGTGATTTCCCCGAGATCGCGTCACTGGATGATGGCGGGTTGTTCGCGCTGCGCCTCGATACGGTTCTGCCGCCCCGCCCCGCCCCCTTTGACGAGATACGCGAAGAGATCATTGCCCATTGGGAAGCCGCCGAGACCGCGAAACGTCTGGCTGAACAGGTCGCCGCTCAGGTCGGTCTGCTGGAAAACGGCAGCAGCTTTGCCGATCTTGGTCTGGATGCCATCGTTGAGGAAAACCTGATCCGCTCTGACTTTGTGCCACGCACACCGCCGGGCTTTTTGGAAGACGTGTTCGCCATGGAAGTGGGCAAGGCGCAGGTCATCGAAAGTGATGCCGCCGTGATCCTTGTGCGGCTCGATGCGGTCGCCCCGCCCGCAGCCGATGGCGATGCGGCGGCCCTGCGCACGCAGCTTGAGCAACAGGCCAGCCAGCAATTGGCGCGTGACATCTTCGAGGTTTTCGCAAATGATGTCGTCTTGCGCGCAGACCCGCAGATAAACCAACAGGCGCTGCAAGCGGTGCATGTGAATTTCCCCTGA
- the trpE gene encoding anthranilate synthase component I translates to MALTPDFDAFEQAYSTGLNQIVYTRLAADLDTPVSLMLKLTGAQKDAFVLESVTGGEVRGRYSIIGMKPDLIWRCQGKTSEINRAARYDADAFEPLEGNPLDRLRDLIAESKIDLPLDLPQAAAGLFGYLGYDMVRLVEHLPDINPDPLGLPDAIMLRPSVIAVLDGVKGEVTVVSPAWVSDGQTARAAYAQAAERVMDAVRDLERAMPMATRDLGDADAPGAPVSNFTHEGYKAAVEKARDYICAGDIFQVVPAQRWTQDFAQDPFALYRSLRRTNPSPFMFYFNFGGFQVIGASPEILVRVFGNEVTIRPIAGTRPRGKTPQEDNALEADLLADKKELAEHLMLLDLGRNDVGRVAKIGTVRPTEEFIVERYSHVMHIVSNVVGELREDADALDAFFAGMPAGTVSGAPKVRAMEIIDELEPEKRGVYGGGVGYFSAGGDMDMCIALRTAVVQDQKLYIQAGGGVVYDSDPEAEYQETVHKSNAIRRAAADAARFSGEGNR, encoded by the coding sequence ATGGCACTCACACCTGATTTCGATGCGTTTGAGCAGGCCTACAGCACAGGGCTGAACCAGATCGTATACACCAGACTGGCGGCCGACCTCGACACGCCGGTATCTCTGATGCTCAAGCTGACGGGGGCGCAGAAAGATGCCTTTGTGCTGGAATCCGTGACCGGGGGCGAGGTGCGCGGGCGCTATTCGATCATCGGGATGAAACCCGATCTGATCTGGCGCTGTCAGGGCAAGACCAGCGAAATCAACCGCGCCGCGCGCTATGATGCCGATGCGTTTGAGCCGCTGGAGGGCAACCCGCTGGACCGGCTGCGCGATCTGATCGCGGAGAGCAAGATCGACCTGCCGCTTGATTTGCCGCAGGCTGCTGCGGGTCTGTTCGGCTATCTCGGCTATGACATGGTGCGGCTGGTCGAACATCTGCCCGACATCAACCCCGACCCGCTGGGCCTGCCTGACGCGATCATGCTGCGCCCTTCGGTGATTGCGGTGCTGGACGGCGTCAAGGGCGAGGTCACGGTAGTATCGCCTGCTTGGGTGTCTGACGGACAAACCGCCCGCGCGGCTTATGCGCAGGCCGCCGAGCGTGTCATGGACGCCGTGCGCGATCTGGAGCGCGCGATGCCCATGGCCACCCGCGATCTGGGTGACGCGGATGCCCCCGGCGCGCCGGTCAGCAACTTTACCCACGAAGGCTACAAGGCCGCCGTGGAAAAGGCGCGCGACTACATCTGTGCGGGCGATATTTTTCAGGTGGTCCCGGCACAGCGCTGGACGCAGGATTTCGCGCAGGATCCTTTCGCGCTTTATCGTAGTTTGCGGCGCACGAACCCCTCGCCTTTCATGTTCTATTTCAATTTTGGCGGCTTTCAGGTGATCGGGGCCAGCCCCGAAATTCTCGTGCGCGTCTTTGGCAATGAGGTCACGATCCGCCCCATCGCAGGCACCCGCCCGCGCGGCAAGACACCGCAAGAGGACAACGCGCTCGAAGCGGATCTGCTGGCAGACAAGAAAGAGCTGGCGGAGCATCTGATGCTGCTTGATCTGGGCCGCAATGACGTGGGCCGCGTGGCCAAGATCGGCACCGTCCGCCCCACCGAAGAGTTCATCGTCGAGCGCTACAGCCACGTGATGCATATTGTGTCCAATGTGGTGGGTGAGTTGCGGGAGGACGCCGATGCGCTGGATGCGTTCTTCGCAGGGATGCCCGCGGGCACTGTGTCGGGGGCACCCAAGGTGCGCGCGATGGAGATCATTGACGAGTTGGAGCCTGAAAAACGCGGTGTCTATGGCGGCGGCGTCGGCTATTTCAGCGCCGGTGGCGATATGGACATGTGCATCGCCCTGCGCACCGCCGTGGTGCAGGACCAAAAGCTATACATTCAGGCCGGTGGCGGCGTTGTCTATGACAGCGACCCCGAGGCGGAATATCAGGAAACGGTTCACAAATCGAACGCGATCCGACGCGCGGCGGCAGATGCTGCACGCTTCAGCGGTGAAGGCAACCGTTAG
- a CDS encoding succinylglutamate desuccinylase/aspartoacylase family protein → MARAPFEIAGKTILAGTSQTVHLPVSILPDHTPVTLSVQVHHGKRAGPTMFVSAAVHGDEVIGVEIVRRLLRAPQLSALRGTLLVVPIVNAFGFLNRSRYLPDRRDLNRCFPGHPSGSLGARLAHIFLQDVVLRCDTGIDLHSAAIHRTNLPQIRISPGDSATRAMAMAFGAPVVLQSSLRAGSLRAEAAERGTSVLLYEAGEGLRFDELAVRAGVAGILRVMRSLGMLPAKGIAKAKVAPYVCKSSSWVRAPAGGVLRTFRAEGETVEKGETLACVSDPFGEVETDIISPSSGILIGRAILPVVNEGDAVFHLAQLSPEAAEDTVEGLALQLETDPLFDEDEII, encoded by the coding sequence ATGGCCCGCGCGCCATTTGAAATCGCGGGGAAAACGATCCTTGCCGGGACCTCGCAAACCGTTCACTTGCCGGTCTCGATCCTGCCTGATCACACGCCCGTCACCCTGTCGGTTCAGGTCCATCACGGCAAACGTGCCGGACCTACGATGTTTGTCTCGGCCGCCGTGCACGGGGATGAGGTCATTGGTGTGGAGATCGTGCGGCGTCTGCTGCGCGCGCCGCAACTGTCGGCCCTGCGCGGGACGCTTTTGGTGGTGCCGATCGTCAACGCCTTTGGCTTTCTGAACCGCTCGCGGTATCTGCCCGACCGGCGGGATCTCAACCGGTGCTTTCCGGGGCATCCATCGGGGTCGTTGGGCGCGCGGCTTGCGCATATCTTTCTGCAAGATGTGGTCTTGCGCTGTGATACCGGTATTGACCTGCATTCAGCGGCCATTCACCGCACCAATCTGCCACAGATCCGCATCTCTCCCGGTGATAGCGCGACGCGCGCCATGGCGATGGCGTTCGGGGCGCCGGTTGTGTTGCAATCCTCGCTGCGGGCAGGGTCGCTGCGCGCCGAAGCCGCAGAACGCGGCACCTCTGTTTTATTGTATGAGGCGGGTGAAGGTCTGCGGTTTGACGAACTTGCCGTGCGCGCCGGTGTGGCGGGCATTCTGCGCGTCATGCGCAGCCTAGGCATGCTGCCGGCCAAGGGGATCGCCAAAGCGAAGGTCGCGCCTTATGTCTGCAAATCGTCGTCATGGGTGCGCGCGCCTGCGGGCGGGGTGCTGAGGACCTTCCGCGCCGAGGGGGAAACCGTCGAAAAAGGCGAAACCCTTGCATGCGTCTCCGACCCCTTTGGCGAGGTCGAGACGGACATCATCTCACCCTCTTCGGGCATCCTGATCGGCAGGGCGATTTTGCCCGTCGTCAACGAAGGGGATGCGGTTTTTCACCTCGCACAACTCAGCCCGGAAGCCGCCGAAGACACCGTTGAAGGCCTTGCGCTGCAGCTGGAAACCGATCCGCTGTTTGATGAGGATGAAATCATCTGA
- a CDS encoding putative bifunctional diguanylate cyclase/phosphodiesterase: MGALKKRMRRALHRFCISSPQALWQRYILGFLFIFATISVSHWATLATIKAAEDDAEVLSVSSRQQMMSQRIMFLLTEAKHGHTANIETSLEDALDVFETSHNALVSRDDLSPELQALYFDKQPISLDAFSRRFVQLVGIAASAEGEEAEELHAVLTRWGTHELLVSLATASDLFRQSSEARIKRLHFIQKTALIAALTVLFIEALLIFLPAQLSVNRAIHRLERSKRRLKSSMEVLRNRNTELISARQELMRAANHDALTGLFNRRAVYEHLSAPGPSTQGGDFTRCIIKMDLDLFKEVNDSLGHHAGDRVLVHVARILKDVSRPGDFVGRIGGDEFVILIDNPKDLKMIQDLCQQIISAVGKPITLDRVQTKIGASIGFTIAASSDATPDQLLIEADLALYEAKRGGRSRACAYSNALAEEIETRRILFNEINAALEGDQFEPYFQPQVYTETGEIYGCEVLARWRHPERGIVPPATFIAAAEEAGMIHQIDQIMVEKGLDALEVFREMGVHVPAISVNASPPTLRDPHLTDRLLQAVRARHLPPSVLTVEVLESTLIENDDDMALLTIENLSKAGFSVVLDDFGTGYASMSNLSRLRLDGIKLDQSLVLPVPEPRADSIISALVTLSSNLNMRVVAEGVETPAHFKTVRRLGCDVVQGFGIGRPMPKEAFIQWYNTYGAQQIRTG, encoded by the coding sequence ATGGGAGCACTCAAAAAACGCATGCGCCGTGCATTGCATCGGTTCTGCATCAGCAGCCCTCAGGCGCTGTGGCAGCGCTATATTCTTGGCTTTCTGTTTATTTTTGCCACGATTTCCGTGTCGCACTGGGCCACGCTCGCCACCATAAAGGCGGCTGAAGACGATGCCGAGGTGCTTTCTGTCAGCAGCCGACAGCAGATGATGAGCCAACGCATCATGTTCCTTCTGACAGAAGCAAAACACGGCCACACGGCCAACATCGAAACCAGTCTCGAAGATGCGCTGGATGTGTTTGAAACGTCGCATAACGCCTTGGTTTCGCGCGATGACCTGTCCCCGGAGCTGCAAGCGCTCTACTTCGATAAGCAGCCGATTTCACTGGATGCTTTCTCCCGCCGCTTTGTGCAATTGGTCGGGATTGCCGCGAGTGCAGAGGGCGAAGAGGCCGAAGAACTGCACGCGGTTCTGACCCGTTGGGGCACCCATGAATTGCTGGTATCCCTCGCAACCGCATCCGATTTGTTCAGGCAAAGTTCCGAAGCACGGATCAAACGGCTCCATTTCATTCAGAAAACCGCACTTATTGCGGCCCTGACCGTGTTGTTCATCGAAGCGCTTTTGATTTTCCTGCCGGCGCAATTGTCGGTCAACCGGGCGATTCACCGCCTTGAGCGCAGCAAGCGTCGGCTCAAATCCTCCATGGAAGTGCTGCGCAACAGGAATACGGAGCTGATCAGCGCCCGTCAGGAATTGATGCGCGCGGCAAACCATGACGCCCTTACCGGGCTGTTCAACCGTCGCGCGGTTTACGAACACCTGAGCGCGCCCGGCCCTTCAACGCAAGGCGGTGATTTCACCCGATGCATCATCAAGATGGACCTCGATCTCTTCAAAGAAGTGAATGACAGTCTTGGACATCATGCAGGTGATCGCGTTCTGGTGCATGTGGCCAGAATCCTCAAGGACGTGTCCCGCCCCGGCGATTTCGTCGGGCGTATTGGTGGCGACGAATTCGTGATCCTCATCGACAACCCGAAGGATCTGAAGATGATCCAGGACCTGTGCCAACAGATCATCAGCGCCGTGGGCAAACCGATCACCCTAGATAGGGTCCAGACGAAAATCGGCGCCAGCATCGGCTTCACAATTGCCGCCTCATCAGATGCGACGCCGGACCAGTTGCTGATAGAAGCGGACCTCGCCCTTTATGAAGCCAAACGCGGCGGACGCAGCCGGGCCTGCGCCTATTCAAACGCATTGGCAGAAGAAATCGAGACGCGCCGAATTCTATTCAATGAGATTAACGCCGCGTTGGAGGGGGATCAGTTCGAACCCTATTTCCAGCCTCAGGTGTATACGGAAACAGGTGAAATCTATGGGTGCGAAGTGCTTGCGCGCTGGCGTCATCCCGAACGCGGCATTGTCCCGCCCGCTACATTTATCGCCGCCGCCGAAGAAGCGGGCATGATCCACCAGATTGATCAGATCATGGTTGAAAAAGGGCTCGACGCGCTTGAAGTGTTCAGGGAAATGGGCGTGCACGTACCGGCGATTTCTGTCAATGCATCGCCGCCCACGCTGCGTGACCCGCATCTGACGGACCGCCTCTTGCAGGCCGTGCGCGCACGGCATCTTCCCCCCAGCGTTCTTACGGTCGAGGTGCTGGAGAGCACATTGATTGAAAACGATGACGACATGGCGCTGCTCACGATCGAGAATCTGTCCAAGGCCGGGTTTTCGGTGGTGCTGGATGATTTTGGCACCGGCTATGCTTCGATGTCGAACCTGTCGCGGTTGCGCCTCGATGGGATCAAGCTTGACCAGTCCCTGGTTTTGCCCGTGCCCGAGCCCAGGGCCGACAGCATTATCTCTGCGCTGGTCACATTGTCGAGCAATCTGAACATGAGAGTGGTCGCGGAAGGGGTCGAAACCCCTGCCCATTTCAAAACCGTCCGGCGACTGGGCTGCGATGTGGTTCAGGGGTTCGGGATCGGCAGGCCCATGCCTAAAGAGGCGTTCATCCAATGGTACAATACCTACGGCGCGCAGCAGATCCGGACCGGTTGA